A genomic segment from Peribacillus sp. ACCC06369 encodes:
- a CDS encoding TOMM precursor leader peptide-binding protein produces MKTDVLVVGEGVLADHVHGDLSGQYQVNRQTDFEAGIPQTTALVLVLQDAWNPTVHQKAEEVIRTAGIPWLRGFVSFGEGVVGPLVRPGITGCSQCADQRHFMAGRDRKEMWGIRKQLQENGGIQRDAAASRTGLLQMAHLIGAEVRKVMKGEHANSEGRVSLINLKTLNGSWHSFLPDPLCPVCSQLPDDSKDRARISLQPSPKISPDSYRTRSMDDLNEVLAKDYLDHRTGFLNNKMIDLVPPFADVSVNLPLFIGDEGAAGRTLSYAVSEMTAILEGLERYCGMEPRGKRTVIHDSYSNLKDHALDPIKIGVHSKEHYAQKDFPFRPFDPDRKIDWVWGHSFLQERPILVPELLSYYSLGCGDGFVYETSNGCALGGSLEEAIFYGIMEVVERDSFLLTWYAQLPLARLDPYSANDKELELMIDRARAAAGYDIHLFNATMEHGIPSVWALAKNRKQKGLNLICAAGAHLDPIRAVKSAVFELAGMMLTLDDKLEENQEEIERMLHDSSLVRKMDDHGMLYGLPQAEERLQFLLDADRPMRTFDEEFGKKVNHSDLTEDLQDILQEFRRLKLEVIVVDQTTPEIERNGLHCVKVLIPGMLPMTFGHHLTRITGLERILRVPMELGYAKRPLEFEQINPHPHPFP; encoded by the coding sequence GTGAAAACTGACGTATTGGTTGTCGGGGAAGGAGTGTTGGCCGACCATGTTCATGGGGACCTGTCCGGCCAATATCAGGTCAATCGCCAAACCGATTTCGAGGCAGGAATACCGCAAACGACGGCTTTGGTCCTTGTGCTTCAAGATGCTTGGAACCCCACGGTCCATCAAAAGGCGGAAGAGGTGATAAGAACAGCTGGCATTCCATGGCTGCGGGGGTTCGTATCATTTGGAGAGGGAGTGGTAGGTCCGCTGGTGCGCCCAGGTATTACAGGTTGCTCACAGTGTGCAGACCAAAGACATTTCATGGCCGGGCGTGATCGTAAAGAAATGTGGGGAATCCGCAAACAGCTGCAAGAAAATGGGGGGATACAGCGTGATGCGGCGGCATCACGCACAGGCCTTTTGCAGATGGCTCACCTGATTGGTGCAGAGGTAAGGAAGGTGATGAAAGGAGAACACGCCAATTCGGAAGGACGTGTATCATTAATCAATCTGAAAACGCTGAACGGCTCGTGGCACTCGTTTTTACCTGATCCCTTGTGTCCTGTTTGCAGCCAATTACCTGATGACTCGAAGGATCGTGCAAGGATTTCGTTACAGCCAAGTCCGAAAATAAGTCCCGACAGTTACCGGACCCGTTCAATGGATGATCTGAATGAAGTTCTGGCCAAGGATTACTTGGATCACCGCACAGGATTCTTGAATAATAAAATGATAGACCTTGTGCCGCCATTTGCCGATGTAAGTGTTAATTTGCCTTTGTTCATAGGAGATGAGGGGGCGGCAGGCCGTACTCTCTCATACGCCGTCAGTGAGATGACTGCCATATTGGAGGGATTGGAAAGGTATTGCGGAATGGAGCCCCGCGGCAAACGGACAGTCATACATGACAGCTACAGTAACCTGAAAGATCATGCGCTCGATCCCATCAAGATAGGGGTGCACTCGAAGGAACATTATGCCCAGAAGGATTTCCCTTTTCGACCGTTTGATCCTGACCGCAAGATAGATTGGGTGTGGGGCCATTCATTTTTGCAAGAGCGGCCGATCTTGGTCCCGGAATTGCTTTCCTATTACAGCTTGGGCTGCGGAGATGGATTCGTCTATGAAACTTCCAATGGCTGTGCATTAGGGGGAAGTTTGGAGGAGGCCATTTTCTACGGCATCATGGAAGTGGTGGAACGTGATTCGTTTCTGCTGACCTGGTACGCGCAGTTGCCCCTCGCACGTCTTGACCCCTATTCTGCAAATGACAAAGAACTGGAATTGATGATTGACAGGGCAAGGGCGGCAGCGGGGTATGATATCCATTTGTTTAATGCCACCATGGAACACGGTATACCAAGCGTATGGGCGTTGGCAAAAAACAGGAAACAAAAAGGATTGAATCTCATATGTGCGGCAGGGGCTCATCTGGACCCGATCCGGGCGGTGAAAAGCGCGGTCTTCGAGTTGGCAGGCATGATGCTGACCCTTGACGATAAATTGGAAGAAAACCAGGAGGAGATTGAGAGAATGCTGCATGATTCCTCACTGGTACGGAAAATGGATGATCATGGCATGCTGTACGGTTTACCGCAAGCCGAGGAGCGACTGCAGTTTCTGCTGGATGCTGACCGGCCGATGCGAACATTCGATGAAGAATTCGGGAAAAAGGTGAATCATTCGGACTTGACCGAAGATCTGCAGGATATCCTTCAGGAGTTCCGCCGATTGAAACTCGAGGTGATTGTGGTGGATCAGACGACACCGGAGATTGAACGGAATGGATTACATTGCGTAAAAGTGCTGATCCCGGGGATGCTGCCGATGACATTCGGCCATCATCTTACCCGCATAACGGGGCTTGAGAGGATACTGAGGGTTCCGATGGAACTTGGATATGCAAAACGGCCGCTTGAATTCGAACAGATCAATCCGCATCCGCATCCTTTTCCATAA